Proteins encoded together in one Catenulispora sp. EB89 window:
- a CDS encoding LacI family DNA-binding transcriptional regulator yields the protein MAVTINDVARAVGVSTSTVSRAFTLPDQVRAETRERILEVSAELGYVPNPSARSLRAGATATLGMIIPDIANPFFPPIFKALQQRARQLGYTTLVADCDDRESAELDAIAAIANRVDGLLLWASALPDERLRTIAAQTPLVLVNRDVEGISSLRINLTDGVRQAGELLFALGHRHCALIDASRPERQRDKLFAEAFRGLGLTVTELGPYEPRFETGVHAATLIASSGATAVLAHNDLVALGALQQFTALGVRVPTDVSLVGIDDTLLASVCTPALTSVRIDAGELAAAALELLVEAVGGGRGGATEEHRRAVVGSRLVPRASTGPAPVGR from the coding sequence ATGGCGGTGACGATCAATGACGTGGCCAGGGCGGTCGGCGTCTCGACGTCCACGGTGTCCCGGGCCTTCACCCTGCCGGACCAGGTCCGCGCCGAGACCCGCGAGCGCATCCTGGAGGTCTCCGCCGAACTCGGCTACGTCCCCAACCCCTCGGCGCGCTCGCTGCGAGCCGGCGCCACCGCGACGCTCGGCATGATCATCCCGGACATCGCCAACCCCTTCTTCCCGCCGATCTTCAAGGCCCTGCAACAGCGCGCCCGGCAGCTCGGCTACACCACGCTGGTCGCGGACTGCGACGACCGCGAGAGCGCGGAGCTGGACGCCATCGCGGCCATCGCCAACCGCGTGGACGGCCTGCTGCTGTGGGCCTCGGCGCTCCCGGACGAGCGGCTGCGCACCATCGCCGCGCAGACGCCGCTGGTGCTGGTGAACCGGGACGTCGAGGGCATCAGCAGCCTGCGCATCAACCTGACCGACGGCGTCCGCCAGGCCGGCGAACTGCTCTTCGCCCTGGGCCATCGGCACTGCGCTCTGATCGACGCCAGCCGTCCCGAGCGGCAGCGGGACAAGCTGTTCGCGGAGGCGTTCCGCGGCCTGGGCCTGACCGTAACCGAGCTGGGCCCGTACGAGCCGCGGTTCGAGACCGGCGTGCACGCGGCCACGCTGATCGCCTCCAGCGGCGCGACCGCCGTGCTGGCGCACAACGACCTGGTCGCGCTCGGCGCGTTGCAGCAGTTCACGGCGCTGGGGGTGCGGGTGCCGACGGACGTAAGCCTGGTCGGGATCGACGACACGCTGCTCGCCTCGGTGTGCACTCCGGCGCTGACGAGCGTGCGGATTGATGCCGGCGAGCTGGCTGCGGCGGCGTTGGAGCTGCTGGTGGAGGCGGTCGGCGGGGGGCGGGGCGGGGCGACTGAGGAGCACAGGCGGGCCGTGGTCGGATCGCGGCTGGTGCCGCGGGCGTCGACGGGTCCGGCGCCGGTGGGGCGTTGA
- a CDS encoding DUF4303 domain-containing protein — MIDFDALRRDIRIAAEATFADLEARYPGEVCGYALYSDSSGITVCCAANTRYQLAAAQARYPDAAEMCRWSPAEWGYEGIGGTVFGPLSKRLYAHWSACLDDTGFDGGFDADAFRNEVYEACVATLESLAREGFFGGPDSDGGRDSVVVFVVSDDEDDARDRRWIQRLNPPGLARSYR; from the coding sequence ATGATCGACTTCGACGCGCTGCGGCGCGACATACGCATCGCCGCCGAGGCGACGTTCGCCGACCTGGAGGCCAGGTACCCCGGCGAGGTCTGCGGCTACGCGCTGTACTCCGACTCCAGTGGCATCACCGTCTGCTGCGCCGCCAACACCCGCTACCAGCTGGCCGCCGCGCAGGCGAGGTACCCGGACGCGGCCGAGATGTGCCGCTGGAGTCCCGCCGAGTGGGGGTACGAGGGGATCGGCGGGACTGTGTTCGGACCGCTGTCCAAGCGGCTGTACGCGCACTGGTCTGCCTGCCTCGACGACACCGGCTTCGATGGCGGATTCGACGCCGACGCCTTCCGGAACGAGGTGTACGAGGCGTGTGTCGCGACGCTGGAGTCCCTTGCGCGGGAAGGGTTTTTCGGCGGACCGGATAGCGATGGCGGGCGAGACAGCGTGGTGGTGTTCGTCGTGTCCGACGACGAGGACGATGCTCGGGACCGTCGCTGGATCCAGCGGCTCAACCCGCCTGGCCTCGCGCGCTCGTACAGGTAG
- a CDS encoding LacI family DNA-binding transcriptional regulator has product MATLAEVAKHAGVSPSTVSYVLSGKRSISDSTRVRVQAAIDALGYHPNAGARALASSKSHIVALVVPLRTDLYVPVMMQIAIAVTTTARQYGHDVLLITNDEGPDGVRRVAGSGLADGVILMDVELEDERVEVLRSQGTRASLIGLPADPTGLSCVDLDFAGAGAMAADHLADLGHREIAFIGQSEGVYRRHTGFAERTLAGFQEECRKRGLRSVHRPCDASFEGAAGVLARIFEDRPDTTGLVVQNEAMIAPLLGLLRSSGRTVPEEVSIVAIGPDEPVALQTSPRLTTIPVPAQELGRQAVEMLLGPDAGKSGVTLLPPTLAVRESTAPAPGE; this is encoded by the coding sequence ATGGCGACACTCGCCGAAGTGGCGAAGCACGCGGGAGTCTCGCCGAGCACGGTCTCCTACGTCCTGAGCGGCAAGCGCTCGATCTCGGACTCCACGCGGGTGCGCGTGCAGGCCGCGATCGACGCCCTGGGCTACCACCCGAACGCCGGGGCGCGGGCGCTGGCCAGCAGCAAGTCGCACATCGTGGCGCTGGTGGTGCCGCTGCGCACGGATCTGTACGTGCCGGTGATGATGCAGATCGCCATCGCGGTCACCACCACCGCGCGCCAGTACGGGCACGACGTGCTGCTGATCACCAACGACGAGGGCCCCGACGGCGTGCGCCGGGTGGCCGGCAGCGGCCTGGCCGACGGCGTGATCCTGATGGACGTCGAGCTGGAGGACGAGCGGGTGGAGGTGCTGCGCAGCCAGGGCACCCGCGCCTCCCTGATCGGCCTGCCGGCAGACCCGACGGGCCTGTCCTGCGTGGACCTGGACTTCGCCGGCGCCGGCGCCATGGCCGCGGACCACCTGGCCGACCTCGGGCACCGCGAGATCGCCTTCATCGGCCAGAGCGAGGGCGTCTACCGCCGCCACACCGGCTTTGCCGAACGAACCCTTGCCGGGTTCCAGGAGGAGTGCCGCAAGCGCGGCCTGCGCTCGGTGCACCGCCCCTGCGACGCCTCGTTCGAAGGCGCGGCCGGCGTCCTGGCCCGCATCTTCGAGGACCGCCCGGACACCACCGGCCTGGTGGTGCAGAACGAGGCGATGATCGCACCCCTGCTGGGCCTGCTCCGCTCCTCGGGCCGCACGGTCCCGGAGGAGGTGTCGATAGTGGCGATCGGCCCCGACGAGCCCGTGGCGCTCCAGACCTCGCCCCGCCTGACGACGATCCCGGTGCCCGCACAGGAGCTGGGCCGCCAGGCGGTGGAGATGCTGCTGGGCCCGGACGCGGGCAAGTCCGGGGTGACGCTGCTGCCGCCGACGCTGGCGGTGCGGGAGAGCACGGCTCCGGCTCCGGGGGAGTGA
- a CDS encoding ABC transporter permease, protein MSFRIRFRRDKSLLLMTLPALLLLLLFNYLPMAGIIVAFEHYDIYQGLLHSDFVGLDEFRQLVANPDFWHAFENTLVISFVQLVLYFPIPIALALMVNTILSPKIRGLIQAVVYLPHFFSYVLVITIFQEFLGGAGVLNVFLNKHGISSWNVMTDPHTFKYLVTAQAVWKEAGWGLIVFLAALAAIDQSLYEAAAVDGAGRWRRMRHITMPGLRGIVVLMLVLRLGNALSVGFEQMLIQRQAVGAGAADVLDTYSYIYGIGGGFGSATTMGADYSYGAAAGLFKAVLSLILILGANRLAHAFGEDGLYRK, encoded by the coding sequence ATGTCCTTCCGCATACGGTTCCGCAGGGACAAGTCCCTGCTGCTGATGACGCTCCCGGCCCTGCTGCTGCTCCTGCTGTTCAACTACCTGCCGATGGCCGGCATCATCGTGGCCTTCGAGCACTACGACATTTACCAGGGCCTGCTCCACAGCGACTTCGTCGGGCTCGACGAGTTCCGCCAGCTGGTCGCCAACCCGGACTTCTGGCACGCGTTCGAGAACACGCTGGTGATCAGCTTCGTGCAGCTGGTGCTGTACTTCCCGATCCCGATCGCGCTGGCGCTGATGGTCAACACGATCCTGAGCCCGAAGATCCGCGGTCTCATCCAGGCCGTCGTGTACCTGCCGCACTTCTTCTCCTACGTGCTGGTCATCACGATCTTCCAGGAGTTCCTCGGCGGCGCGGGCGTGCTGAACGTGTTCCTGAACAAGCACGGGATCTCGTCGTGGAACGTCATGACGGACCCGCACACGTTCAAGTACCTGGTGACCGCGCAGGCGGTGTGGAAGGAGGCGGGCTGGGGGCTGATCGTGTTCCTGGCCGCGCTGGCCGCGATCGACCAGTCCCTGTACGAGGCGGCGGCGGTGGACGGCGCCGGACGCTGGCGGCGGATGCGGCACATCACGATGCCGGGGCTGCGCGGGATCGTGGTGCTGATGCTGGTGCTGCGATTGGGCAACGCGCTGAGCGTCGGGTTCGAGCAGATGCTGATCCAGCGGCAGGCGGTCGGGGCCGGGGCCGCGGACGTGCTGGACACGTACTCCTACATCTACGGCATCGGCGGCGGGTTCGGCTCGGCCACCACGATGGGCGCCGACTACAGCTACGGCGCCGCGGCGGGGCTGTTCAAGGCGGTGCTGTCGCTGATCCTGATCCTGGGCGCCAACAGACTCGCGCACGCTTTCGGTGAGGACGGGTTGTATCGCAAATGA
- a CDS encoding Tat pathway signal sequence domain protein — MASSDGFSRRQIFKTSAALGGAVAAAPLLSACGSGKAATKESGVAAKNAVQAVLPTYKASTAVTPDIPSVSGANGSASDPAFLSYPASPPKSVTGAVGNGGSYQAVSPIWGSVPAPGNSYYTAVNQALGATLTDSPSDGNNYATMLATRFASGNIPDWLDVPGWNVSAIQNFAEGVDKYFKDLTPYLAGDKILDYPNLAAIPTGGWQAAVWNGKLYGIPLWTSAATIPGALFYRADLFKAAGVDASAIKSADQLKAAGKQVTVPAKGQYAFDDLGMYLYQLFNVPANNGRTGWKRDSTGKLVNGYEVPEFLELLSFANSLAKGGLIHPDALAGDASKAKNRFWAGKTVITGDGSGSWNKGDSQSGVAANPGYERQAFKVFAFDGGTASMPLYPSAGMFSYLNKKLSDAQVKELLRIANYLAAPFGSAEYLIARYGKEGVDYTMTDGAPILTDQGNKDVTDTLDQLANCQAVTFNSGYNQITKDYAAWQADVAQHAYKPMFYAMNVSEPAQTAKASTALEAVITDVRMGRKSVSDYQSALTTWQNSGGNQLRDFYEGIAKQYGTGN, encoded by the coding sequence GACGGCTTCTCCCGCCGCCAGATATTCAAGACCTCCGCAGCTCTCGGCGGTGCTGTAGCCGCTGCCCCGCTGCTGTCCGCGTGCGGTTCCGGCAAGGCCGCGACCAAAGAGAGCGGCGTCGCCGCGAAGAACGCGGTGCAGGCGGTGCTCCCGACCTACAAGGCGAGCACCGCGGTCACCCCCGACATCCCCTCGGTCTCCGGGGCGAACGGCTCGGCCAGCGACCCGGCGTTCCTGTCCTATCCCGCCTCGCCGCCGAAGTCGGTGACCGGCGCGGTCGGCAACGGCGGCTCCTACCAGGCGGTCTCGCCGATCTGGGGCTCGGTCCCGGCGCCGGGCAACAGCTACTACACCGCGGTGAACCAGGCGCTCGGCGCGACGCTGACCGACAGCCCGTCGGACGGCAACAACTACGCCACGATGCTGGCCACGCGCTTCGCCTCCGGCAACATCCCGGACTGGCTGGACGTGCCGGGCTGGAACGTCTCCGCGATCCAGAACTTCGCCGAGGGCGTCGACAAGTACTTCAAGGACCTGACCCCGTACCTGGCCGGCGACAAGATCCTGGACTACCCGAACCTCGCGGCCATCCCGACCGGCGGCTGGCAGGCCGCGGTGTGGAACGGCAAGCTGTACGGCATCCCGCTGTGGACCTCGGCCGCCACCATCCCGGGCGCACTGTTCTATCGCGCGGACCTCTTCAAGGCCGCCGGCGTCGACGCCTCCGCTATCAAGTCCGCCGACCAGCTCAAGGCGGCCGGCAAGCAGGTCACCGTTCCGGCGAAGGGCCAGTACGCGTTCGACGACCTGGGCATGTACCTGTATCAGCTCTTCAACGTGCCGGCGAACAACGGCCGCACCGGATGGAAGCGCGACAGCACCGGCAAGCTGGTCAACGGCTACGAGGTGCCGGAGTTCCTGGAGCTGTTGAGCTTCGCCAACTCCCTGGCCAAGGGCGGTCTGATCCATCCCGACGCGTTGGCCGGCGACGCCTCGAAGGCCAAGAACCGCTTCTGGGCCGGCAAGACCGTGATCACCGGGGACGGCAGCGGGTCGTGGAACAAGGGGGACTCGCAGAGCGGGGTCGCGGCGAACCCCGGTTATGAGCGGCAGGCCTTCAAGGTCTTCGCCTTCGACGGCGGCACCGCGTCGATGCCGCTTTATCCGAGCGCCGGCATGTTCTCGTACTTGAACAAGAAGCTGAGTGACGCCCAGGTCAAGGAACTGCTGCGGATCGCGAACTACCTCGCCGCCCCCTTCGGCAGCGCAGAGTACCTGATCGCCCGGTACGGCAAGGAGGGCGTCGACTACACGATGACCGACGGCGCGCCGATCCTCACCGACCAGGGCAACAAGGACGTCACCGACACCCTGGACCAGCTGGCCAACTGCCAGGCGGTCACCTTCAACTCCGGCTACAACCAGATCACCAAGGACTACGCCGCCTGGCAGGCCGACGTGGCCCAGCACGCCTACAAGCCGATGTTCTACGCGATGAACGTCAGCGAGCCGGCCCAGACCGCGAAGGCGAGCACGGCCCTGGAGGCGGTCATCACCGATGTGCGGATGGGGCGCAAGAGCGTGTCGGACTACCAGTCGGCGTTGACCACGTGGCAGAACAGCGGCGGCAACCAGCTGCGCGACTTCTACGAGGGCATCGCCAAGCAGTACGGCACGGGGAACTAG
- a CDS encoding MFS transporter has translation MSINDTIAAAASAGDKGDRAAPPGGRRLGLALFVIAAAQLMIVLDGTITNIALPSIQTHLHMSAANLAWVVNAYALAFGGLLLVGGRAGDLFGRRRVFRAGIAVFTVASLLGGLAPDSGVLLAARVLQGVGAALAAPSALSLIATTFPAGKPRNTAMGVYAAMAGMGATIGLLAGGVLTDYLDWRWVFFVNIPIGLAVLAGTSQLAEAERHPGRLDVPSAVSGTGGLVALVYAITRGGDHGWGDALTIASFVAAAVLLAAFLLQQARTKHPLMPLRLFGERVRAGSYATMLLVGSGMFATFYFLTMYMQMVLGYSPVKTGFAYLPFSFGMALAAGISSKLATHLPPRTIAAPGLAIAAAGMLWFATLSPDSAFATHLMPAMIVTALGLGLTFVPMTLTAVHGVEHRDAGIASALLNTAQQVGGALGLAVLSTLSTRAADRRLPDAAGAFARGAAGRDAALVGRAGDALTHGYTVAFGAAAVFFLGALVITAVAINAGKQEHAAEGAAVHMG, from the coding sequence ATGTCCATTAATGACACCATTGCGGCCGCCGCGTCCGCCGGCGATAAAGGCGACCGAGCCGCGCCGCCCGGCGGCCGTCGCCTGGGCCTGGCGCTGTTCGTCATCGCCGCCGCGCAGCTGATGATCGTCCTGGACGGCACCATCACCAATATCGCCCTGCCGAGCATCCAGACCCACCTGCACATGTCGGCCGCGAACCTGGCGTGGGTGGTCAACGCGTACGCGTTGGCCTTCGGCGGGCTGCTGCTGGTGGGTGGGCGTGCCGGCGACCTGTTCGGACGCCGGCGCGTCTTCCGTGCCGGGATCGCGGTGTTCACCGTCGCCTCGCTGCTCGGCGGGCTCGCGCCGGACTCCGGCGTGCTGCTGGCCGCGCGGGTGTTGCAGGGGGTCGGCGCGGCGCTGGCGGCGCCGAGTGCGTTGTCGCTGATCGCGACGACGTTCCCGGCGGGCAAGCCACGGAACACCGCGATGGGCGTGTACGCGGCCATGGCCGGTATGGGCGCGACCATCGGGCTGCTCGCCGGCGGGGTGCTGACCGACTATCTGGACTGGCGGTGGGTGTTCTTCGTCAACATCCCCATCGGGCTGGCGGTGCTGGCCGGCACGTCGCAGCTCGCTGAGGCCGAGCGGCATCCGGGGCGGCTCGACGTGCCGAGTGCGGTCAGCGGGACCGGTGGGTTGGTCGCGCTGGTGTACGCCATCACGCGGGGCGGCGACCACGGGTGGGGCGATGCGCTGACGATCGCGTCGTTCGTTGCGGCGGCGGTGCTGCTGGCGGCGTTCCTGCTCCAGCAGGCTCGGACCAAACATCCGCTGATGCCGCTGCGGCTGTTCGGCGAGCGCGTGCGGGCTGGTAGCTACGCCACGATGCTGCTTGTCGGGTCCGGAATGTTCGCGACCTTCTATTTCCTGACGATGTACATGCAGATGGTGCTCGGGTACAGCCCGGTCAAGACCGGGTTCGCGTACCTGCCCTTCAGCTTCGGCATGGCCCTGGCGGCGGGAATCAGCTCCAAGCTCGCCACCCACCTGCCGCCCCGCACGATCGCGGCGCCCGGCCTGGCGATCGCGGCGGCGGGCATGCTCTGGTTCGCGACGCTGTCACCCGATTCGGCGTTCGCGACGCACCTGATGCCGGCGATGATCGTCACGGCGCTGGGACTGGGACTGACCTTCGTCCCGATGACGCTGACCGCAGTGCACGGCGTCGAGCACCGCGACGCGGGCATCGCCTCGGCGCTGCTGAACACGGCCCAGCAGGTCGGCGGGGCGCTCGGGCTGGCGGTGCTGTCGACGCTGTCGACCCGCGCAGCCGACCGGCGGCTCCCGGACGCCGCCGGGGCGTTCGCACGGGGCGCCGCCGGACGCGATGCGGCGCTGGTCGGCAGGGCTGGCGATGCGCTGACGCATGGGTACACCGTCGCGTTCGGAGCTGCGGCGGTGTTCTTTCTCGGGGCGCTGGTGATCACGGCGGTGGCGATCAATGCCGGGAAGCAGGAGCACGCTGCGGAGGGTGCGGCGGTTCACATGGGCTAA
- a CDS encoding class I SAM-dependent methyltransferase translates to MTASSRALSFNSAAAQYEASRPSYPSALFDAVEEFLGRPLTGTRVADVGAGTGIATRLLSRRGAEVIGVEPGGEMAAQFREALPDVPVVRGDGNALPLRDASHDLLTYAQSWQWTDTTRSVPEALRVLRPDGALAVWWNTTAFDVPWISAQHERIARHCGVTARSSVRPSDEEAVELAGLSGLRVVRRQIHWQRTVSLDTHLGNIGSRSAFLVLEQASKDAFFADERGRLQDLFPDGSVEEAYVVDLLIAAR, encoded by the coding sequence GTGACTGCCAGCTCGCGTGCTCTTTCGTTCAACTCGGCCGCCGCGCAGTACGAGGCGAGCCGCCCTTCATATCCGTCCGCACTGTTCGACGCCGTCGAGGAGTTCCTGGGCCGTCCGCTGACCGGCACGCGCGTCGCGGATGTCGGCGCGGGCACCGGTATCGCTACCAGGCTCCTGAGCCGGCGCGGCGCCGAGGTGATCGGCGTGGAGCCCGGCGGGGAGATGGCTGCGCAGTTCCGGGAGGCGTTGCCGGACGTGCCGGTCGTGCGCGGCGACGGCAATGCCCTGCCGCTCCGCGACGCCTCGCACGACCTCCTGACCTACGCGCAGTCCTGGCAATGGACCGACACCACGCGCTCCGTGCCGGAGGCGCTGCGGGTCCTGCGCCCCGACGGCGCGCTCGCGGTCTGGTGGAACACGACGGCGTTCGACGTGCCGTGGATCAGCGCGCAGCACGAGCGCATCGCACGGCACTGCGGGGTGACTGCGCGGTCGTCGGTGCGTCCCAGTGATGAGGAGGCGGTCGAGCTCGCGGGTCTGAGCGGGCTGCGCGTCGTGCGGCGGCAGATCCATTGGCAGCGCACGGTCTCCCTCGACACGCATCTGGGCAACATCGGCAGCCGCTCGGCGTTTCTCGTTCTGGAGCAGGCTTCGAAGGATGCGTTTTTCGCTGACGAGCGAGGCAGGCTGCAGGACCTCTTCCCTGACGGGAGCGTCGAAGAGGCCTACGTCGTCGATCTGCTGATCGCGGCCCGATGA
- a CDS encoding beta-galactosidase, with amino-acid sequence MPHLNDATRGRLLYGGDYNPEQWPEEVWAEDMALMRRAGVNTATVGVFSWARYEPRPGLRDFSWLDRVLDLLQGNGISAILATPTASPPPWLGHLHRDTLPVMADGVVLGYGSRNQYCPSSPVYRERADAIVEDLAARYAHHPAVVMWHVGNEPGPWCWCRNCEFGFRRWLRERYGEGDDGLAALNHAWGTAFWSQHYGAWPEIKPPRAAPYMLNPAQVLDYSRYQSDALVACFDAEAAILRRHNPELPITTNLIPDFFAVDQWDLRGRFDFASVDSYPDPALGPEAGADHAYAADLARSLSGGRPWVLMEQSPSEVNWRPVNKHKQPGRMRLFSLQAITRGADASLFFQWRQASAGAERFHAGMLPNAGPDTRGFREITEHGRELADRDDLRKLVGTTVTARAAIVLDWPSRWALGGRGQPSERVDYSRIVKQWHASLWRQNIAVDFVRIGDDLGGYALVLAPALHVLSTADAEHLAGYAADGGCLVAGYLTGTVDETTRLHPGGYQAAALREALGVFVEELHPLDDGETEPCQSSELGAFDAVDWTELAHPRGAQVVAELKDGRAAVTRNAHGRGTAWYVAVQPSLDGLDRILAAAAFGAGVAPVVAGLPAGVEAVRRGTTLVLLNHNAEAVSIDLGADAAGGLAADPAASAAFASASAGLELPGYGVLLRDSAADSPQ; translated from the coding sequence GTGCCCCACCTCAACGACGCTACGCGCGGTCGGCTCCTCTACGGTGGCGACTACAACCCCGAGCAGTGGCCGGAAGAGGTGTGGGCCGAGGACATGGCCCTGATGCGGCGGGCCGGCGTCAACACCGCCACCGTCGGCGTCTTCTCCTGGGCCCGCTACGAGCCGCGGCCGGGCCTGCGTGACTTCTCGTGGCTGGACCGCGTCCTGGACCTGTTGCAGGGCAACGGGATCAGCGCGATCCTCGCCACCCCGACCGCCTCCCCGCCGCCGTGGCTCGGCCACCTGCACCGCGACACCCTGCCGGTGATGGCCGACGGCGTCGTGCTCGGCTACGGCTCCCGCAACCAGTACTGTCCCTCCTCGCCGGTGTACCGGGAGCGTGCCGACGCGATCGTCGAGGACCTGGCGGCCCGCTACGCGCACCACCCGGCCGTCGTGATGTGGCACGTCGGCAACGAGCCCGGCCCCTGGTGCTGGTGCCGCAACTGCGAGTTCGGCTTCCGCCGCTGGCTGCGCGAGCGCTACGGCGAGGGCGACGACGGCCTGGCCGCGCTGAACCACGCCTGGGGCACCGCCTTCTGGAGCCAGCATTACGGCGCCTGGCCCGAGATCAAGCCGCCACGCGCCGCCCCCTACATGCTCAACCCCGCGCAGGTCCTGGACTACAGCCGCTACCAGTCCGACGCCCTGGTCGCGTGCTTCGACGCCGAAGCAGCGATCCTGCGCCGCCACAATCCCGAGCTGCCGATCACCACGAACCTGATCCCCGACTTCTTCGCCGTCGACCAGTGGGACCTGCGCGGACGCTTCGACTTTGCCTCCGTCGACTCCTACCCCGACCCCGCGCTCGGCCCCGAGGCGGGCGCGGACCACGCCTACGCCGCCGACCTGGCGCGCTCGCTGTCCGGCGGCCGGCCGTGGGTGCTCATGGAGCAGTCCCCGTCGGAGGTGAACTGGCGGCCGGTGAACAAGCACAAACAGCCCGGCCGGATGCGCCTGTTCTCGCTCCAGGCCATCACTCGCGGCGCGGACGCCTCCCTGTTCTTCCAGTGGCGGCAGGCGTCGGCCGGAGCCGAGCGGTTCCACGCCGGGATGCTGCCGAACGCCGGGCCGGACACCCGCGGCTTCCGCGAGATCACCGAGCACGGCCGCGAGCTGGCCGACCGCGACGATCTCAGGAAGCTGGTCGGGACGACCGTGACGGCGCGCGCCGCGATCGTCCTGGACTGGCCGAGCCGCTGGGCGCTGGGCGGTCGGGGGCAGCCTTCCGAGCGCGTCGACTACTCGCGGATCGTGAAGCAGTGGCACGCCTCGCTGTGGCGGCAGAACATCGCCGTGGACTTCGTGCGGATCGGCGACGATCTCGGCGGCTATGCGTTGGTGCTGGCGCCCGCGCTGCACGTGCTGTCCACCGCCGACGCCGAACACCTCGCCGGGTACGCCGCCGACGGCGGGTGCCTGGTCGCCGGGTACCTGACCGGGACCGTCGACGAGACGACGCGTCTGCACCCCGGCGGGTATCAGGCCGCTGCGCTGCGGGAGGCGCTGGGGGTGTTCGTCGAGGAGCTCCATCCGCTGGACGACGGCGAGACAGAGCCCTGCCAGTCCTCCGAGCTCGGCGCGTTCGACGCCGTCGACTGGACTGAGCTGGCGCATCCGCGCGGGGCGCAGGTCGTCGCCGAGCTGAAGGACGGCCGGGCCGCGGTGACCCGGAATGCTCACGGCCGGGGCACGGCCTGGTACGTCGCGGTCCAGCCGAGCCTCGACGGGCTGGACCGGATCCTCGCCGCCGCAGCCTTCGGCGCCGGCGTCGCACCGGTGGTCGCGGGGCTTCCGGCCGGGGTCGAGGCGGTGCGGCGCGGCACCACCCTGGTGCTGCTCAACCACAACGCGGAGGCGGTCTCGATCGACCTCGGCGCCGACGCGGCCGGCGGTCTTGCCGCCGACCCCGCCGCTTCCGCCGCTTTCGCCTCCGCCTCTGCCGGACTCGAACTGCCCGGCTATGGCGTCCTGCTCCGCGACAGCGCCGCCGACAGTCCACAATGA
- a CDS encoding carbohydrate ABC transporter permease: MSSLTETPRTVTTAPRKRAKGREVWEESPTRFGQFSKGTVLTVVCALVVVPVWAVVLTSFSTKGSINGAGGLVLVPHGLSLQNYQLIFSGGTVSQALYVSLFVTLIGTALSMFVSVLCAYGLSRPRSLGQRPLLLMLIVTMFFNGGLIPTFLVVSDLKLYGSLWAMILPSMVNVFNILIIRSFFQNTAAEMIEAARLDGANEWRLLWSVVIPTSRPVLAVMTMFYAVTYWGTFFNALLYEPDSRKWPLAMVIYEYTYSGNQMPGMGTTGIGGLQNASQLGLQMCVVSLSLVPIIVLTPFVQKHFAKGMLTGAIKG, from the coding sequence ATGAGCTCTCTGACGGAAACCCCGCGCACGGTCACCACCGCCCCGCGCAAGCGGGCCAAGGGCCGCGAGGTCTGGGAGGAGTCGCCGACCCGGTTCGGGCAGTTCAGCAAGGGCACGGTGCTGACCGTGGTGTGCGCGCTGGTCGTCGTGCCGGTGTGGGCCGTGGTGCTGACCAGCTTCTCGACCAAGGGCTCGATCAACGGCGCCGGCGGGCTGGTACTGGTGCCGCACGGGCTGAGCCTGCAGAACTACCAGCTGATCTTCTCCGGCGGGACGGTGTCGCAGGCGCTGTACGTCAGCCTGTTCGTGACCCTGATCGGCACGGCGCTGTCGATGTTCGTCAGCGTGCTGTGCGCCTACGGCCTGTCGCGCCCGCGCTCGCTGGGGCAGCGGCCGCTGCTGCTGATGCTGATCGTCACGATGTTCTTCAACGGCGGCCTGATCCCGACGTTCCTGGTGGTCAGCGACCTGAAGCTGTACGGCAGCCTGTGGGCGATGATCCTGCCGTCGATGGTCAACGTCTTCAACATCCTGATCATCCGCTCGTTCTTCCAGAACACCGCGGCGGAGATGATCGAGGCCGCCCGCCTGGACGGCGCGAACGAGTGGCGGCTGCTGTGGTCGGTGGTGATCCCGACCTCGCGGCCGGTGCTCGCGGTGATGACGATGTTCTACGCGGTCACGTACTGGGGGACGTTCTTCAACGCGCTGCTGTACGAACCCGACAGCCGCAAGTGGCCGCTGGCGATGGTGATCTACGAGTACACGTACTCCGGGAACCAGATGCCGGGGATGGGGACGACCGGGATCGGCGGGCTGCAGAACGCCTCGCAGCTGGGCTTGCAGATGTGCGTCGTGTCGCTGTCGCTGGTGCCGATCATCGTGCTGACGCCGTTCGTGCAGAAGCACTTCGCCAAGGGCATGCTGACGGGGGCGATCAAGGGGTAG